In one window of Candidatus Scalindua sp. DNA:
- a CDS encoding response regulator, which produces MENNKILVMLVEDKENHIELIRNVFESVKGEISLAVARNLADARSRLNNGIPDLVITSWVLPDGKGIELLPAKKERIPFPLLVLDEHGDHQVAVGVMKLGAVDYRVKAEGTITDLPLICQEILREWSDKLARKKIQQQILTLSNVVQQIPYSIIIADSRGNIEYVNPRFTQMTGYTLEESIGKNPRFLQSGKLSQNVYKSMWKTIASGNEWRGGFCNRKKSGELYWESATISPIRNREGEVTHFVAVKEDITEQKKVEQKLFQSEKLKALGIMVSGVAHEFNNILAIIKGYAQFLEMYHRNKSELKVGLHTISKASDDGAAIVRRMKDFVTADGSSIWFESVDINELIKHAIDYLMPKWKMMASDKGISYHVDMKCLKKVPPVKGTPSELREVLINIINNALEAMPNGGSLSFRSWGEGKKVFVSISDTGRGMSEGVQKRMFDPFFTTRMPEGTGLGMSAVYGIIKRHNGEISVESQLGVGSTITLELSATKKTVNSIISPRSIHGDISPLYVLVVENEQETCNVLDKFFTKKGHNVKCINDSEGAVELLKKEKFDLVLLDMALKGEGNGVDVIQFLDSLDKRPKIGFMTDWRGKAGVMKGEQVQEDFVLRKPFDFSELSITIHVLFSNWGK; this is translated from the coding sequence GAAAATAACAAAATCCTTGTTATGCTGGTTGAAGATAAGGAAAATCACATAGAATTGATTCGAAATGTCTTCGAATCGGTCAAAGGGGAGATAAGTTTAGCTGTTGCTCGAAATCTTGCAGATGCACGGAGCCGTCTAAATAACGGTATCCCTGACCTTGTAATTACCAGTTGGGTTTTGCCAGACGGTAAAGGGATTGAACTTTTGCCTGCAAAAAAAGAAAGAATTCCATTTCCGTTATTGGTTCTCGATGAGCACGGGGATCATCAGGTTGCGGTTGGAGTGATGAAGCTGGGTGCTGTGGATTACCGAGTAAAGGCTGAAGGTACAATAACCGACCTGCCTCTTATCTGTCAGGAGATTCTGCGCGAGTGGAGCGATAAACTTGCCCGCAAGAAGATACAACAGCAGATTCTTACATTGTCCAATGTTGTCCAGCAAATTCCTTATAGCATAATTATAGCGGACAGCAGGGGCAACATAGAATACGTGAATCCCAGGTTTACCCAGATGACCGGTTACACATTAGAAGAGTCCATCGGGAAAAATCCACGTTTTTTACAATCAGGCAAGCTATCTCAAAACGTATACAAAAGCATGTGGAAAACCATTGCATCTGGTAATGAGTGGCGGGGTGGATTTTGTAATCGAAAGAAAAGCGGCGAGCTTTATTGGGAGTCTGCAACCATTTCTCCAATCCGGAACAGGGAAGGTGAGGTGACCCATTTCGTTGCGGTCAAGGAAGATATTACCGAGCAGAAAAAGGTGGAGCAGAAACTCTTTCAATCCGAGAAATTGAAAGCTCTTGGGATAATGGTATCCGGGGTTGCTCATGAGTTTAATAATATCCTGGCAATTATAAAGGGATATGCACAGTTTCTTGAAATGTACCATCGAAATAAGTCAGAATTGAAGGTTGGTCTCCATACGATTAGTAAGGCAAGCGACGATGGTGCAGCTATTGTTCGAAGAATGAAGGACTTTGTTACTGCAGATGGAAGCTCCATATGGTTTGAATCGGTAGACATAAACGAGCTGATAAAACATGCAATTGATTATTTAATGCCGAAATGGAAGATGATGGCAAGTGATAAAGGCATAAGCTATCACGTAGACATGAAATGCCTCAAGAAGGTGCCTCCTGTCAAGGGTACTCCTTCAGAGCTGAGGGAGGTATTGATAAACATTATAAATAACGCTCTTGAAGCGATGCCGAATGGAGGATCTCTCTCCTTTCGGTCGTGGGGGGAGGGTAAAAAAGTGTTTGTGTCAATTTCTGACACAGGCAGGGGTATGTCTGAGGGGGTTCAGAAAAGAATGTTTGACCCCTTTTTTACAACAAGAATGCCTGAAGGTACAGGTTTAGGGATGAGCGCAGTATACGGCATAATAAAAAGGCATAATGGCGAAATAAGTGTGGAGAGTCAGTTGGGTGTGGGAAGTACCATTACTTTGGAATTAAGTGCAACAAAAAAAACCGTAAACTCAATTATTTCTCCACGGTCAATCCATGGGGATATTAGTCCTCTCTACGTTCTCGTTGTGGAGAATGAGCAGGAAACCTGCAATGTTTTAGATAAATTTTTTACTAAAAAAGGGCACAACGTGAAATGTATCAATGATAGTGAGGGGGCGGTTGAACTTCTGAAAAAGGAAAAATTTGACCTGGTTTTGCTTGATATGGCTTTGAAAGGGGAGGGCAATGGTGTGGATGTGATACAGTTTCTTGATTCTCTGGATAAGAGGCCGAAAATCGGTTTTATGACTGATTGGAGGGGTAAGGCCGGGGTTATGAAGGGTGAACAGGTACAAGAAGATTTTGTTTTAAGGAAACCCTTTGATTTTTCGGAGCTCTCCATCACAATACATGTTTTATTCAGTAATTGGGGAAAGTAA
- a CDS encoding peptidoglycan recognition protein family protein, which yields MAKIMRITERHVRFFALAKIITAVGLFISLPFIGANKTVTVLVDIESLCRVEVEENSWRQIVIHHSATNGGDAHAFDTYHREKRKWANGLAYHFVIGNGSGSKDGEIEVGDRWTKQIHGAHTANMDINRIAIGICLVGNFEDEQVPTQSQMDSLIRLTNYLSDRYHIPKSNVIGHNQVTQKFTACPGKNFPFQTLLNRISPFQVQAAQVHTGN from the coding sequence ATGGCCAAGATAATGAGAATAACAGAGAGGCATGTTAGATTTTTTGCACTTGCAAAGATTATAACTGCAGTCGGTCTATTCATCAGTCTTCCATTTATCGGAGCAAACAAAACTGTCACAGTTTTAGTAGATATTGAGAGTCTGTGCAGAGTTGAGGTAGAGGAGAATTCATGGCGGCAGATTGTTATTCATCATAGCGCCACCAATGGAGGGGACGCTCATGCCTTTGATACCTATCATAGAGAAAAAAGGAAATGGGCAAATGGCCTGGCCTATCATTTTGTTATCGGTAACGGCTCCGGTTCGAAAGATGGTGAGATTGAAGTTGGAGATAGATGGACAAAACAGATCCATGGAGCCCATACAGCAAACATGGACATAAATCGAATCGCCATTGGAATCTGTCTTGTAGGAAACTTTGAAGACGAACAGGTACCTACACAGAGTCAAATGGACTCATTAATAAGACTGACTAACTATCTTTCCGATCGATACCACATACCAAAATCAAACGTTATCGGACACAACCAGGTTACCCAGAAATTCACTGCCTGTCCCGGGAAAAATTTTCCTTTTCAAACGCTCCTGAACAGGATATCACCTTTCCAGGTTCAAGCAGCACAGGTGCATACCGGAAATTGA